A window of the Lactuca sativa cultivar Salinas chromosome 7, Lsat_Salinas_v11, whole genome shotgun sequence genome harbors these coding sequences:
- the LOC111905684 gene encoding probable LRR receptor-like serine/threonine-protein kinase At1g56140 isoform X1: MASRLWLCLTIIATVARAQTTTDPAEARVIHAMFSQWGIPESAATARGWNLSGDPCTGAAVDSTNFNDGNYNPGIKCNCNFPNSTCHITALKVYALDARGTIPEGLWTLFNLTILNLAQNYLTGPLSPSIGNLTRMQYITISINALSGQVPREIGQLTDLRLLSFSGNNFNGSLPPEIGNLRELQQIYIDSSGVTGEIPPSFANLRNLQTVWASDNGFTGRIPEFIGNWSQLQALRFEGNSFEGSIPSSFSRLASLQELRISGLSNGNLDFIQNLKSLSVLMLRNNRLSGSIPNDIGEHVNLTLLDLSFNNLSGEIPRGLFNLSQMSFLFLGNNSLTGTLPNAKSTTLRNIDLSYNELSGTLPSWAIDPTLQLNIVSNNFTLNNSGLNCLQRGFPCGRGSPVYSDFGINCGGPRITSSSRLVHEQENESLGPATYYLTPERRWGVSNVGRRDNPVNIVSSQRQFTNTLDSQLYQTARLSAGSLRYYGLGLENGNYTVNLRFAEIEIEDGLTWRSLGRRVFDIYVQGNMMIQDFDIKREAGGASNRPVTREVIVEVSNNYLEVHLFWAGKGTCCIPTQGTFGPLISAISATPNFVPTVSNNPPSNKKKNNTGLIVAGILVPIVVVSFMVLLALYLLRQRRKKKNNDDNYDEEFLGIEARPYTFSYEELRDATNDFSPANKLGEGGFGPVYKGTLADGRVIAVKQLSIASQHGRSQFVAEIATISAVQHRNLVKLYGCCIDGEKRLLVYEYLENKSLDQALFGSNKLSLTWSTRFDILMGLARGLAYLHEESRIRIIHRDVKSSNVLLDSDMNPKISDFGLAKLYDDKKTHMSTRVAGTIGYLAPEYAMLGHLTEKADVFGFGVVALEIVSGRPNSDSFSEDEKIHLLEWSWNLHEGNRELELVDEELSEFDENEVKRVIKVALLCTQTSPTSRPSMSRVMAMISGDIEASGDITRPEYLMRLKFDDAAIFKSSVQNSVSDGVTGTSNSTVSPCTPNDISRPMLSEFIGEGR; this comes from the exons TTGGATGCTAGGGGCACAATCCCTGAAGGACTCTGGACTTTGTTTAACCTTACTATTCT AAATTTGGCCCAGAACTATTTGACAGGTCCCTTGTCACCTTCCATTGGCAATTTAACTCGAATGCAGTACAT AACTATCAGCATCAATGCATTATCAGGGCAGGTTCCACGAGAGATAGGACAGCTTACGGATCTTAGATTACT CTCATTTAGCGGAAACAATTTCAATGGTTCCCTGCCACCTGAAATTGGAAATTTGAGAGAATTACAACAAAT TTACATTGATAGTTCTGGAGTTACTGGTGAaatacctccttcatttgctaaTTTACGGAACTTGCAGACAGT ATGGGCTTCTGATAATGGATTCACAGGCAGAATACCAGAGTTTATAGGGAATTGGTCACAGTTACAGGCATT GAGGTTTGAGGGAAACTCTTTTGAAGGTTCAATACCATCTTCATTTTCTAGACTGGCCTCTTTGCAGGAGTT GAGGATAAGTGGTTTATCTAATGGAAATCTTGATTTTATTCAGAATTTGAAGTCCTTGAGTGTTCT AATGTTGAGAAATAACAGACTTTCTGGCTCTATTCCAAATGACATAGGAGAACATGTAAACTTGACACTACT GGATTTGAGTTTCAACAATTTGAGTGGGGAGATTCCAAGAGGATTGTTCAACTTGAGTCAAATGTCTTTCTT ATTTCTTGGAAACAACAGTTTAACCGGTACTCTTCCCAATGCAAAGAGCACAACTCTCCGCAATAT TGATTTGTCATACAATGAACTATCTGGGACACTTCCTTCTTGGGCCATTGACCCAACATTACAACT TAACATAGTTTCGAACAACTTCACTTTGAACAATTCGGGATTAAATTGTCTCCAAAGGGGTTTCCCTTGTGGTCGTGGATCGCCAGTAT ATAGTGACTTTGGAATCAATTGTGGTGGCCCACGGATTACATCCTCAAGTCGATTAGTCCACGAGCAAGAAAACGAATCTCTTGGACCAGCAACATACTATTTGACCCCGGAAAGGAGGTGGGGTGTCAGCAATGTGGGAAGAAGGGACAACCCTGTGAATATCGTGTCCTCCCAACGCCAATTCACAAACACATTAGATTCACAACTCTACCAAACAGCAAGACTCTCTGCTGGATCTTTAAGATATTACGGTTTAGGGCTTGAGAATGGTAACTACACTGTAAATCTCCGGTTTGCAGAAATTGAGATTGAAGATGGTCTCACTTGGAGAAGCCTTGGAAGGCGTGTATTTGACATTTATGTCCAG GGAAACATGATGATTCAAGATTTTGATATCAAAAGGGAAGCAGGGGGAGCTTCAAATAGACCTGTTACAAGGGAAGTGATAGTTGAGGTTTCAAATAACTATCTTGAAGTACATTTGTTTTGGGCTGGAAAAGGGACTTGTTGTATACCTACTCAAGGAACTTTTGGACCTCTTATATCAGCAATCAGTGCTACCCCAA aTTTCGTCCCTACTGTGAGCAACAATCCACCTTCcaacaagaagaagaataataCCGGTTTGATTGTGGCGGGGATTTTGGTTCCGATTGTAGTTGTGAGCTTTATGGTGTTATTAGCCCTGTATCTTCTTCGTCAGCGAAGGAAAAAGAAGAATAATGATGACAATTATGATGAAG AGTTTCTGGGAATTGAGGCGAGACCATATACCTTCAGCTATGAAGAACTGAGAGATGCAACAAATGATTTTAGCCCTGCAAATAAACTTGGTGAGGGTGGTTTTGGACCCGTTTACAAG GGAACACTTGCTGATGGGAGAGTAATAGCTGTTAAACAACTCTCCATAGCCTCCCAACACGGTAGGAGTCAATTTGTGGCAGAGATTGCTACAATATCCGCAGTCCAACACCGTAACCTTGTAAAATTATATGGATGCTGCATCGATGGAGAAAAACGTCTTCTTGTCTATGAGTATCTTGAAAACAAGAGTCTTGATCAAGCATTATTCG GAAGCAACAAATTGTCACTTACATGGTCCACCCGTTTTGACATATTAATGGGGTTAGCACGGGGTCTCGCGTATCTCCATGAGGAATCTCGCATACGGATTATACACAGAGATGTGAAATCCAGCAATGTTTTGCTTGATTCTGATATGAACCCTAAGATATCAGATTTTGGTTTGGCCAAACTTTATGATGACAAGAAAACGCACATGAGTACTCGTGTTGCAGGCACAAT CGGGTATCTGGCACCAGAGTATGCAATGCTTGGACACCTCACGGAAAAGGCTGATGTGTTTGGATTTGGAGTTGTGGCTTTAGAGATTGTGAGTGGAAGGCCCAATTCTGATTCATTTTCTGAAGATGAGAAAATACATCTCCTTGAATGG TCATGGAACCTACACGAAGGGAACCGTGAACTCGAATTAGTGGATGAGGAATTGTCTGAATTTGACGAAAACGAAGTGAAAAGAGTAATAAAAGTTGCCCTTTTATGCACGCAAACTTCGCCAACATCTCGACCATCAATGTCGCGTGTGATGGCCATGATTTCGGGTGACATTGAAGCAAGTGGTGATATTACACGGCCTGAGTACTTGATGCGGTTAAAATTTGATGATGCTGCAATTTTTAAGAGTTCGGTTCAAAATTCGGTTAGTGATGGTGTGACAGGTACGAGTAACTCGACTGTTTCACCATGCACGCCAAATGATATTTCTCGaccgatgcttagtgagtttatTGGAGAAGGTAGGTGA
- the LOC111905684 gene encoding probable LRR receptor-like serine/threonine-protein kinase At1g56140 isoform X2, protein MFSQWGIPESAATARGWNLSGDPCTGAAVDSTNFNDGNYNPGIKCNCNFPNSTCHITALKVYALDARGTIPEGLWTLFNLTILNLAQNYLTGPLSPSIGNLTRMQYITISINALSGQVPREIGQLTDLRLLSFSGNNFNGSLPPEIGNLRELQQIYIDSSGVTGEIPPSFANLRNLQTVWASDNGFTGRIPEFIGNWSQLQALRFEGNSFEGSIPSSFSRLASLQELRISGLSNGNLDFIQNLKSLSVLMLRNNRLSGSIPNDIGEHVNLTLLDLSFNNLSGEIPRGLFNLSQMSFLFLGNNSLTGTLPNAKSTTLRNIDLSYNELSGTLPSWAIDPTLQLNIVSNNFTLNNSGLNCLQRGFPCGRGSPVYSDFGINCGGPRITSSSRLVHEQENESLGPATYYLTPERRWGVSNVGRRDNPVNIVSSQRQFTNTLDSQLYQTARLSAGSLRYYGLGLENGNYTVNLRFAEIEIEDGLTWRSLGRRVFDIYVQGNMMIQDFDIKREAGGASNRPVTREVIVEVSNNYLEVHLFWAGKGTCCIPTQGTFGPLISAISATPNFVPTVSNNPPSNKKKNNTGLIVAGILVPIVVVSFMVLLALYLLRQRRKKKNNDDNYDEEFLGIEARPYTFSYEELRDATNDFSPANKLGEGGFGPVYKGTLADGRVIAVKQLSIASQHGRSQFVAEIATISAVQHRNLVKLYGCCIDGEKRLLVYEYLENKSLDQALFGSNKLSLTWSTRFDILMGLARGLAYLHEESRIRIIHRDVKSSNVLLDSDMNPKISDFGLAKLYDDKKTHMSTRVAGTIGYLAPEYAMLGHLTEKADVFGFGVVALEIVSGRPNSDSFSEDEKIHLLEWSWNLHEGNRELELVDEELSEFDENEVKRVIKVALLCTQTSPTSRPSMSRVMAMISGDIEASGDITRPEYLMRLKFDDAAIFKSSVQNSVSDGVTGTSNSTVSPCTPNDISRPMLSEFIGEGR, encoded by the exons TTGGATGCTAGGGGCACAATCCCTGAAGGACTCTGGACTTTGTTTAACCTTACTATTCT AAATTTGGCCCAGAACTATTTGACAGGTCCCTTGTCACCTTCCATTGGCAATTTAACTCGAATGCAGTACAT AACTATCAGCATCAATGCATTATCAGGGCAGGTTCCACGAGAGATAGGACAGCTTACGGATCTTAGATTACT CTCATTTAGCGGAAACAATTTCAATGGTTCCCTGCCACCTGAAATTGGAAATTTGAGAGAATTACAACAAAT TTACATTGATAGTTCTGGAGTTACTGGTGAaatacctccttcatttgctaaTTTACGGAACTTGCAGACAGT ATGGGCTTCTGATAATGGATTCACAGGCAGAATACCAGAGTTTATAGGGAATTGGTCACAGTTACAGGCATT GAGGTTTGAGGGAAACTCTTTTGAAGGTTCAATACCATCTTCATTTTCTAGACTGGCCTCTTTGCAGGAGTT GAGGATAAGTGGTTTATCTAATGGAAATCTTGATTTTATTCAGAATTTGAAGTCCTTGAGTGTTCT AATGTTGAGAAATAACAGACTTTCTGGCTCTATTCCAAATGACATAGGAGAACATGTAAACTTGACACTACT GGATTTGAGTTTCAACAATTTGAGTGGGGAGATTCCAAGAGGATTGTTCAACTTGAGTCAAATGTCTTTCTT ATTTCTTGGAAACAACAGTTTAACCGGTACTCTTCCCAATGCAAAGAGCACAACTCTCCGCAATAT TGATTTGTCATACAATGAACTATCTGGGACACTTCCTTCTTGGGCCATTGACCCAACATTACAACT TAACATAGTTTCGAACAACTTCACTTTGAACAATTCGGGATTAAATTGTCTCCAAAGGGGTTTCCCTTGTGGTCGTGGATCGCCAGTAT ATAGTGACTTTGGAATCAATTGTGGTGGCCCACGGATTACATCCTCAAGTCGATTAGTCCACGAGCAAGAAAACGAATCTCTTGGACCAGCAACATACTATTTGACCCCGGAAAGGAGGTGGGGTGTCAGCAATGTGGGAAGAAGGGACAACCCTGTGAATATCGTGTCCTCCCAACGCCAATTCACAAACACATTAGATTCACAACTCTACCAAACAGCAAGACTCTCTGCTGGATCTTTAAGATATTACGGTTTAGGGCTTGAGAATGGTAACTACACTGTAAATCTCCGGTTTGCAGAAATTGAGATTGAAGATGGTCTCACTTGGAGAAGCCTTGGAAGGCGTGTATTTGACATTTATGTCCAG GGAAACATGATGATTCAAGATTTTGATATCAAAAGGGAAGCAGGGGGAGCTTCAAATAGACCTGTTACAAGGGAAGTGATAGTTGAGGTTTCAAATAACTATCTTGAAGTACATTTGTTTTGGGCTGGAAAAGGGACTTGTTGTATACCTACTCAAGGAACTTTTGGACCTCTTATATCAGCAATCAGTGCTACCCCAA aTTTCGTCCCTACTGTGAGCAACAATCCACCTTCcaacaagaagaagaataataCCGGTTTGATTGTGGCGGGGATTTTGGTTCCGATTGTAGTTGTGAGCTTTATGGTGTTATTAGCCCTGTATCTTCTTCGTCAGCGAAGGAAAAAGAAGAATAATGATGACAATTATGATGAAG AGTTTCTGGGAATTGAGGCGAGACCATATACCTTCAGCTATGAAGAACTGAGAGATGCAACAAATGATTTTAGCCCTGCAAATAAACTTGGTGAGGGTGGTTTTGGACCCGTTTACAAG GGAACACTTGCTGATGGGAGAGTAATAGCTGTTAAACAACTCTCCATAGCCTCCCAACACGGTAGGAGTCAATTTGTGGCAGAGATTGCTACAATATCCGCAGTCCAACACCGTAACCTTGTAAAATTATATGGATGCTGCATCGATGGAGAAAAACGTCTTCTTGTCTATGAGTATCTTGAAAACAAGAGTCTTGATCAAGCATTATTCG GAAGCAACAAATTGTCACTTACATGGTCCACCCGTTTTGACATATTAATGGGGTTAGCACGGGGTCTCGCGTATCTCCATGAGGAATCTCGCATACGGATTATACACAGAGATGTGAAATCCAGCAATGTTTTGCTTGATTCTGATATGAACCCTAAGATATCAGATTTTGGTTTGGCCAAACTTTATGATGACAAGAAAACGCACATGAGTACTCGTGTTGCAGGCACAAT CGGGTATCTGGCACCAGAGTATGCAATGCTTGGACACCTCACGGAAAAGGCTGATGTGTTTGGATTTGGAGTTGTGGCTTTAGAGATTGTGAGTGGAAGGCCCAATTCTGATTCATTTTCTGAAGATGAGAAAATACATCTCCTTGAATGG TCATGGAACCTACACGAAGGGAACCGTGAACTCGAATTAGTGGATGAGGAATTGTCTGAATTTGACGAAAACGAAGTGAAAAGAGTAATAAAAGTTGCCCTTTTATGCACGCAAACTTCGCCAACATCTCGACCATCAATGTCGCGTGTGATGGCCATGATTTCGGGTGACATTGAAGCAAGTGGTGATATTACACGGCCTGAGTACTTGATGCGGTTAAAATTTGATGATGCTGCAATTTTTAAGAGTTCGGTTCAAAATTCGGTTAGTGATGGTGTGACAGGTACGAGTAACTCGACTGTTTCACCATGCACGCCAAATGATATTTCTCGaccgatgcttagtgagtttatTGGAGAAGGTAGGTGA
- the LOC111905683 gene encoding probable LRR receptor-like serine/threonine-protein kinase At1g56140, with amino-acid sequence MASPLWLCFCLTITAAITRAQNTTDPAEARVINAMFSQWGIPESSVTAMGWNISGELCSGAAVDNTNFDYHIYNPGIKCDCNFPNSTCHITHLNVFAMDAVGTIPEGLWTLTYLTSLSLVKNYLTGPLSPSIGNLTRMQYINISFNALSGQVPRELGQLTDLRHLKFGTNNFKGSLPSELGNLRRLERLWIISSGVGGDIPSTFANLQNLHLVGASDNGFTGRIPDFIGNWSQLVSLNFEGNSFEGSIPPTFSRLTSLQNLRISGLSNGTLDFIKDLKSLRVLMLRNNKLSGSIPNNIGEYTNLTYLDLSFNNLSGPIPRGLFNLSRLSFLSLGNNSLTGTLPDAKSTTLRNIDLSYNELSGTLPSWAIDPTLQLNILVNNFTLNNSELNCLQSGFPCGRGSPRYSNFGINCGGPQITSSSQIVHEQDNKPLGPATYYLSPEKKWAVSNVGGRGIFHKNTESTQRQFNNTLASTLRQFTNAIDSKLFQTARLSTESLRYYVLALENGNYTVKLQFAELVVEDGPTWRSLGRRIFDIYIQGNQVFKDFDIKRAAGGASFSPVTREVTAEVLNNYLEVHFFWAGKGFSYIRDQGDLGPLISAISATPNFIPTVGNNPSSNNKNYNTSLIVGIWTPIGVVSLLTLLALYIIRQQRKRRDTSGNYDEHEEFLGIDTRPYTFGYGDLRDATDDFSPANKLGEGGFGPVYKGTLEDGRVIAVKKLSIASHHGRSQFVAEIATISAVQHRNLVKLYGCCIDGEKRLLVYEYLENKSLDQALFGSNRLSLKWSTRFDICLGIARGLAYLHEESRVRIIHRDVKSSNVLLDSDLNPKIADFGLAKLYDDKKTHLSTRVAGTFGYLAPEYAMWGHLTEKTDVFGFGVVALEIISGRRNSDSSLEDDKIYLLNWAWKLHEDNRELELVDEELSEFDEGEVKRMMRIAHLCTQTSPTQRPSMSRVVAMLSGDMEVAGVITRPEYLSCFEFYDSTTFKSDSTLSIVSPRSHDDSLPMLHNIVGEGM; translated from the exons ATGGCATCGCCGTTGTGGTTGTGTTTCTGCTTGACTATCACAGCCGCCATAACTCGAGCTCAAAACACCACCGATCCAGCTGAAG CGAGAGTTATAAATGCAATGTTCAGCCAATGGGGGATACCAGAAAGTTCAGTAACAGCGATGGGATGGAACATAAGCGGAGAATTATGCAGCGGCGCTGCCGTTGACAATACCAACTTCGATTACCATATTTACAATCCCGGTATCAAATGCGACTGTAATTTCCCCAATTCTACTTGCCACATCACCCACCT AAACGTTTTTGCAATGGACGCAGTGGGCACAATAccggaaggactctggactttgACTTACCTTACCAGTCT TAGTTTGGTCAAGAATTACTTAACAGGTCCCTTGTCACCTTCCATTGGCAATTTAACCCGGATGCAGTACAT aaaTATCAGCTTCAATGCGTTATCAGGGCAGGTTCCACGTGAGCTAGGACAGCTTACTGATCTTAGACATCT GAAATTTGGCACAAACAATTTCAAAGGCTCTCTGCCTTCTGAACTTGGAAATTTGAGAAGATTAGAAAGGCT TTGGATCATTAGCTCTGGAGTTGGTGGTGATATACCTTCCACATTTGCTAATTTACAGAACCTACATCTAGT AGGGGCTTCTGATAATGGATTCACAGGCAGAATACCGGACTTTATAGGGAATTGGTCACAGTTAGTATCATT GAATTTTGAGGGAAACTCTTTTGAAGGTTCTATACCACCGACATTTTCAAGACTAACCTCTTTGCAGAACTT GAGGATAAGTGGCTTATCTAATGGAACTCTGGATTTTATTAAGGATTTGAAGTCCCTGAGAGTTCT AATGTTGAGAAATAACAAACTTTCTGGCTCTATTCCAAATAACATAGGAGAATATACAAACTTGACATATCT GGATTTGAGTTTCAACAATTTGAGTGGACCGATTCCAAGGGGATTGTTCAACTTGAGTCGATTATCTTTCTT GTCTCTTGGAAACAACAGTTTAACGGGTACTCTTCCCGATGCAAAGAGCACAACTCTCAGAAATAT TGATTTGTCATATAATGAACTATCTGGGACACTTCCTTCTTGGGCCATTGACCCAACCTTACAACT TAACATACTTGTGAACAACTTCACTTTAAACAATTCAGAATTGAATTGTCTCCAAAGCGGTTTCCCTTGTGGTCGTGGATCACCAAGAT ATAGTAACTTTGGAATCAATTGTGGTGGCCCACAAATTACATCCTCAAGTCAAATAGTCCACGAGCAAGACAACAAACCTCTTGGACCAGCAACATACTACTTAAGCCCCGAAAAGAAGTGGGCTGTCAGCAATGTGGGAGGAAGAGGCATCTTTCATAAAAACACAGAGTCCACCCAACGCCAATTCAACAACACATTAGCATCCACTTTACGCCAATTCACAAACGCTATAGATTCAAAACTCTTCCAAACAGCAAGACTCTCTACTGAATCATTAAGATATTACGTTTTAGCCCTCGAGAATGGTAACTACACTGTAAAACTCCAGTTTGCTGAACTTGTGGTTGAAGATGGTCCCACTTGGAGAAGCCTCGGAAGGCGAATATTTGACATTTATATCCAG GGAAACCAGGTGTTTAAAGATTTTGATATCAAAAGGGCTGCAGGGGGAGCTTCATTTAGTCCTGTTACAAGGGAAGTGACAGCTGAGGTTTTAAATAACTATCTTGAAGTACATTTCTTTTGGGCTGGAAAAGGGTTTTCTTATATACGTGATCAAGGAGATCTTGGACCTCTTATCTCAGCAATCAGTGCCACCCCAA ATTTCATACCTACTGTGGGCAACAATCCGTCTTCCAATAACAAGAACTATAATACCAGTTTGATTGTAGGGATCTGGACTCCGATTGGAGTTGTGAGCCTTTTGACATTATTAGCCCTATATATTATCCGTCAGCAAAGGAAAAGGAGGGATACATCTGGAAATTATGATGAACATGAAG AGTTTTTGGGAATTGACACAAGGCCATATACTTTTGGTTATGGAGACTTGAGAGATGCAACAGATGATTTTAGTCCTGCAAATAAGCTTGGGGAGGGTGGTTTTGGACCTGTTTACAAG GGAACACTGGAAGATGGAAGAGTAATAGCTGTTAAAAAACTATCCATAGCCTCACACCACGGTAGGAGTCAATTTGTGGCAGAGATTGCTACAATATCTGCTGTCCAACACCGTAACCTTGTAAAATTATATGGATGCTGCATCGATGGAGAAAAACGTCTTCTTGTCTATGAGTATCTTGAAAACAAGAGTCTCGATCAAGCGTTATTTG GAAGCAACAGATTGTCACTTAAATGGTCCACCCGTTTTGATATATGTTTGGGAATAGCAAGAGGTCTCGCATATCTGCATGAGGAATCTCGTGTACGAATTATACACCGAGATGTGAAATCTAGCAATGTTTTGCTTGATTCTGATTTGAACCCTAAGATAGCAGATTTTGGTCTAGCCAAGCTTTACGATGACAAGAAAACACACTTGAGTACTCGTGTTGCAGGCACATT TGGATATCTTGCACCAGAGTATGCAATGTGGGGACACCTTACGGAGAAGACTGATGTGTTTGGGTTTGGAGTCGTGGCTCTAGAGATTATCAGTGGAAGGCGCAATTCAGATTCAAGTTTGGAAGATGACAAAATCTACCTTCTTAATTGG GCGTGGAAGCTACATGAAGATAATCGCGAATTAGAGTTGGTGGATGAAGAAttgtctgaatttgatgagggTGAAGTGAAAAGAATGATGAGAATTGCCCATTTGTGTACGCAAACCTCACCAACACAACGACCATCAATGTCACGTGTGGTGGCAATGCTTTCTGGAGATATGGAAGTAGCCGGTGTCATTACTCGACCAGAGTACTTGTCGTGTTTCGAGTTTTATGATTCTACAACATTTAAGAGTGATAGTACACTTTCAATAGTTTCACCACGTTCACATGATGATTCCTTACCGATGCTTCACAATATCGTGGGAGAAGGTATGTGA